One genomic region from Candidatus Hydrogenedentota bacterium encodes:
- a CDS encoding FliM/FliN family flagellar motor switch protein yields the protein MSPALSHHDRDAEDHEFDEELMPAAPAQEYLGIEDLEEVKLEISADLGQCTIQVRDVLELQRGSILALNKLAGEMADIYINGVPFGRGEVVVLVDSLHVRVAEIIGAMEKDGGYA from the coding sequence ATGAGCCCAGCTCTGTCCCATCATGATCGCGATGCGGAGGATCACGAGTTCGATGAGGAACTCATGCCCGCCGCACCCGCGCAGGAGTACCTCGGCATCGAGGACCTTGAAGAGGTCAAACTGGAGATCTCGGCGGACCTCGGCCAGTGTACGATCCAGGTTCGGGACGTGCTCGAACTCCAGCGGGGCTCTATCCTGGCCCTGAACAAGCTCGCCGGGGAGATGGCCGATATCTATATCAATGGCGTCCCCTTCGGGCGGGGCGAAGTGGTGGTTTTGGTGGACTCGCTGCATGTGCGGGTCGCGGAGATTATCGGCGCCATGGAGAAAGACGGTGGCTATGCTTAA
- a CDS encoding flagellar hook-length control protein FliK, producing the protein MYVSNEVRRRELPESTPDSTPYASAAAGASFMAILSEVAAPTEKSTDVEPPEEPSNVADVAEVSEPESRATEKPGSEATPAAKEPTEEGKITDSTDTPAEDTVAEAGEVATPSATTNPATATAPATGTVGAPTTGATEVGAVSTEAVADVLADSTTVDGEATGLADLSPTPPQAETDAATPAESVVESPVNAVDSLSAVADSSAEVAPTSPVETFPKTLNAIIAEGALRQSAEKTEETSDLPTDAEELIKAAIEPPGDLPAPEIPESPPAPHAAALEAGGVRPQATGTPRLPMANLPGELAQQIHLMQQEGTRTMRLTLVPEHLGELQIEIQGTGDSMRVRLISGNPAVRDALESQMGSLKDALQKQGLALDNATVDSGAPRREAAPEQERRASTPYRETTLTRESAVTGIRASTPLALGSGALNILA; encoded by the coding sequence ATGTATGTCTCAAACGAAGTACGGCGCCGGGAGCTTCCGGAATCGACGCCGGATTCGACGCCCTACGCCTCGGCGGCGGCGGGCGCGAGTTTCATGGCCATTCTCTCCGAAGTCGCCGCGCCAACGGAAAAAAGCACGGATGTGGAACCGCCGGAAGAGCCTTCCAACGTAGCCGATGTGGCGGAAGTTTCGGAACCGGAATCGCGGGCGACGGAGAAACCGGGGAGCGAGGCGACCCCGGCGGCGAAGGAGCCGACGGAGGAAGGGAAAATCACGGATTCTACCGATACCCCCGCCGAAGATACGGTGGCCGAAGCGGGAGAGGTTGCGACTCCGTCCGCAACTACAAACCCGGCAACCGCGACCGCGCCCGCCACGGGAACCGTCGGAGCGCCGACCACCGGGGCAACGGAAGTCGGCGCGGTGTCCACGGAAGCGGTCGCCGACGTACTCGCCGATTCTACGACGGTGGACGGTGAGGCCACCGGGTTGGCGGACCTGTCCCCCACGCCCCCGCAGGCCGAAACCGACGCAGCCACGCCAGCGGAGTCGGTGGTGGAATCCCCGGTGAACGCGGTGGATAGTCTGAGCGCGGTGGCGGATTCCAGTGCGGAAGTCGCCCCGACATCGCCCGTGGAAACATTTCCGAAGACACTGAACGCGATTATCGCCGAGGGCGCACTGCGGCAGAGCGCTGAGAAAACGGAAGAAACTTCCGATCTGCCGACGGACGCCGAAGAGCTCATCAAAGCGGCGATCGAGCCACCCGGAGATCTACCGGCGCCTGAGATTCCCGAGAGTCCCCCAGCGCCCCACGCGGCGGCCCTGGAAGCGGGCGGAGTACGCCCCCAGGCGACCGGTACGCCCCGCCTGCCGATGGCCAATCTGCCCGGCGAACTGGCGCAGCAGATTCACTTGATGCAGCAGGAAGGCACCCGCACCATGCGCTTAACGCTGGTGCCCGAGCATCTGGGTGAACTCCAGATCGAAATCCAGGGCACCGGCGACTCGATGCGGGTACGGCTGATATCGGGAAATCCGGCCGTGCGCGATGCGCTGGAAAGTCAGATGGGCTCCCTGAAAGACGCCCTGCAGAAGCAGGGACTGGCGCTGGATAATGCCACCGTGGATTCGGGTGCCCCACGGCGAGAGGCGGCGCCGGAACAGGAACGGCGCGCCTCAACCCCCTACCGGGAGACAACCCTGACGCGGGAAAGCGCGGTTACCGGTATCCGCGCGAGTACCCCCCTTGCGTTGGGCTCCGGCGCACTGAACATTCTGGCTTGA
- a CDS encoding VPLPA-CTERM sorting domain-containing protein: MSAIVGISLAAYADSAGLDPDGEGTVTTGSISISDGSIADWGVTLPGTNNDYTGSVWNDGSVQGGWVFEDSVNESLSNYVGPLYGGQDFDAEALYTGFDVTSNTLYVALVTGFNLGGENGGGAFGSPFSAGDIFIDFGTAIQQNGRKDDPTTVGNDQNADVPSTPGNSVAYNNSGHTSWDLAFLVDQSATLTNGTTGDINASAVTGFGIDYSPTPDGAGQNSGPLFALGGSGVGTAGFRYTQGIIGTENRNLYEFSYTLTNSALHNSWRNSMLESGSGSFGWTVHWTMSCGNDYLDAAAYLDDTTNFTPLVPVPAAAPLGMLGMGLIALVRRVRRRTEC; this comes from the coding sequence ATGTCAGCCATTGTCGGCATCTCTCTGGCCGCATATGCAGACAGTGCCGGGCTTGATCCTGATGGCGAAGGTACTGTGACAACCGGTAGCATTAGCATCTCCGATGGAAGTATAGCGGACTGGGGCGTTACCCTGCCTGGAACGAATAATGATTACACTGGCTCGGTTTGGAATGACGGTTCGGTTCAAGGTGGGTGGGTATTCGAGGACTCAGTCAACGAGAGCCTTAGCAACTATGTTGGCCCGTTGTACGGTGGACAGGACTTTGACGCCGAGGCCTTGTACACGGGATTTGATGTAACTTCGAATACGCTGTATGTTGCCTTGGTGACAGGTTTTAATCTCGGCGGAGAAAACGGTGGTGGAGCGTTCGGTTCTCCTTTTTCCGCCGGCGATATTTTTATCGATTTCGGAACGGCGATTCAGCAGAATGGTCGCAAAGATGATCCAACTACGGTCGGAAATGATCAAAATGCAGATGTTCCGAGCACTCCTGGTAACAGCGTAGCATACAACAATAGTGGCCACACATCTTGGGACTTGGCCTTCTTGGTTGACCAAAGTGCGACCCTTACTAATGGTACCACTGGCGATATCAACGCAAGCGCCGTTACTGGATTCGGCATTGATTATTCTCCAACACCTGATGGTGCTGGTCAAAATTCTGGTCCCCTGTTTGCACTGGGAGGTTCGGGCGTTGGTACAGCTGGTTTCCGCTACACGCAAGGAATTATTGGTACTGAGAATCGGAACCTTTACGAGTTTTCCTATACTCTGACCAATAGCGCCTTGCACAATTCATGGCGTAATTCGATGCTAGAGAGCGGATCAGGTTCTTTCGGATGGACCGTACATTGGACCATGAGTTGCGGTAACGACTATCTTGATGCAGCAGCTTACCTTGATGACACGACGAACTTTACTCCCCTCGTACCCGTACCCGCTGCTGCGCCGCTTGGCATGCTGGGCATGGGTCTGATTGCTCTGGTGCGTCGCGTTCGTCGTCGTACCGAGTGCTGA
- a CDS encoding flagellar biosynthetic protein FliO — MAMLKRSLAVLFLAVCWLNAAAQDPEFAATPPAKVLLDLDGATVPEPAESPEAAPVREETTPAPAPESAPAPTPVPNGPVDELIAETGAFMAEQEAADSAPAAEATENTAPDAIASPMKTVGRGVVALCLTLVLFLLLFAAVKRWGQKTPLLAGQQLARVIGRVGLSPQASLHFVQTNGEVLVIGVTQQNVSLIRTFDASDFEAPVEVAAVSSTKAAADPATNFLTQLKESRTAMGVEAAVDEDLDQLKGELQRLKQYFQDNTRGRD, encoded by the coding sequence GTGGCTATGCTTAAGCGGTCGCTCGCAGTACTTTTTCTGGCCGTTTGCTGGCTGAACGCCGCTGCCCAGGATCCCGAGTTTGCGGCTACGCCCCCGGCCAAGGTCCTGCTGGACCTGGACGGTGCGACGGTGCCCGAACCTGCGGAGTCGCCTGAGGCAGCGCCCGTGCGGGAAGAAACCACACCGGCACCCGCACCCGAATCCGCACCCGCACCGACACCCGTACCCAATGGGCCGGTGGACGAGTTGATCGCGGAGACCGGGGCCTTTATGGCCGAGCAGGAAGCCGCCGACAGCGCCCCTGCGGCCGAGGCGACTGAAAACACCGCCCCGGATGCCATTGCATCCCCCATGAAGACCGTAGGACGGGGCGTGGTGGCCCTTTGCCTGACCCTGGTGCTGTTTCTGCTCCTCTTTGCGGCGGTCAAGCGTTGGGGCCAGAAAACGCCCCTGCTCGCGGGCCAGCAACTCGCCCGGGTCATCGGCCGCGTCGGCCTCTCCCCCCAGGCATCGCTCCATTTCGTTCAGACGAACGGGGAAGTGCTGGTCATCGGGGTAACCCAGCAGAACGTTTCATTGATTCGGACCTTCGACGCCAGCGATTTCGAGGCACCCGTCGAGGTCGCCGCCGTGAGTTCCACCAAAGCGGCGGCGGATCCCGCGACGAATTTCCTGACGCAATTGAAGGAATCGCGAACGGCCATGGGCGTGGAGGCGGCCGTGGACGAGGACCTGGATCAGTTGAAAGGCGAACTACAACGCCTCAAGCAGTATTTTCAGGACAATACCCGTGGCCGGGACTAA
- the fliP gene encoding flagellar type III secretion system pore protein FliP (The bacterial flagellar biogenesis protein FliP forms a type III secretion system (T3SS)-type pore required for flagellar assembly.) — MILGATTAMAQESPGGIDLGQAARDLVNRENAPTSLTIVFMITVISLAPAILIMTTSFTRIIVVLGFLRQAMATQQTPPNQILIGLSLILTFFIMTPTYQAVNENALQPYLAGTLEDTEALAEALKPMRDFMFRQTRPKDIALFLRIAELPRPQTRDDIPTNVLVPAFILSELTTAFMIGFIIYIPFLIIDMVVASTLMAMGMMMLPPIFVSLPFKIIMFVLADGWYLLFDTLTRSFR; from the coding sequence ATGATTCTCGGGGCCACGACAGCAATGGCCCAGGAGAGTCCGGGCGGCATCGACCTCGGCCAGGCCGCCCGGGACCTCGTCAACCGGGAAAACGCCCCCACCTCCCTGACGATCGTGTTCATGATCACGGTCATCTCCCTGGCGCCCGCCATTCTCATCATGACGACGTCCTTCACGCGAATCATCGTCGTGCTCGGATTCCTGCGGCAGGCCATGGCCACGCAGCAGACGCCCCCCAACCAAATCCTGATCGGTTTGTCCCTCATCCTGACCTTCTTCATCATGACGCCCACCTACCAGGCCGTCAACGAGAACGCCCTCCAGCCCTACCTGGCGGGCACCCTGGAAGATACGGAGGCCCTGGCCGAAGCCCTGAAGCCCATGCGGGACTTCATGTTCCGCCAGACCCGCCCCAAAGATATCGCCCTCTTCCTCCGCATTGCCGAGCTCCCACGCCCTCAGACCCGAGACGACATCCCCACCAACGTCCTCGTGCCCGCCTTCATCCTGAGCGAACTCACCACCGCCTTCATGATCGGCTTCATCATCTACATCCCCTTCCTCATCATCGACATGGTCGTCGCCAGCACCCTCATGGCCATGGGCATGATGATGCTCCCCCCCATCTTCGTCTCCCTCCCCTTCAAAATCATCATGTTCGTGCTAGCGGACGGCTGGTATCTGCTGTTTGATACCCTGACGAGAAGCTTCAGGTAG
- a CDS encoding PEP-CTERM sorting domain-containing protein — protein MRRKFWFCMLAAALLAGSAAATPIVTDGLWTDWFSYGGNVGFNTWNENLVSLTNLNIRTVNDEEGPTPGGGGQAYDIEQIFYYYDDADPNNVSGGTFHVGLVTGYDPAGVNGLEAGDLFLDFGNTGSYSMAIAVGTDDPARYENAWANTGAPNWTLTSVNAPFSPQSDPYRVDESQSGAMLVGTADVAWALSGKHWFMEVTLDVDGALEDALTNDNGGVGMHWTMECGNDNINVSDDTPFVPVPEPATVLLLGMGVLGIALRPRHPDL, from the coding sequence ATGCGAAGAAAATTCTGGTTCTGCATGCTGGCGGCGGCCCTGCTCGCGGGGAGTGCGGCCGCAACGCCCATTGTCACCGACGGCCTCTGGACCGATTGGTTCAGCTATGGCGGAAATGTCGGGTTCAACACCTGGAACGAGAATCTGGTAAGCCTGACCAATCTCAACATTCGAACGGTCAACGACGAAGAAGGCCCGACGCCCGGTGGCGGCGGACAGGCCTACGATATTGAGCAAATCTTCTATTACTACGACGACGCCGATCCGAACAACGTTTCCGGCGGCACGTTCCATGTCGGTTTGGTCACGGGCTACGACCCGGCCGGCGTGAACGGCCTCGAAGCGGGCGATCTCTTCCTCGATTTCGGGAACACCGGAAGCTACAGCATGGCCATCGCCGTGGGGACCGACGATCCCGCACGCTATGAAAATGCCTGGGCCAACACGGGCGCGCCGAACTGGACCTTGACCAGCGTCAATGCGCCCTTCTCCCCCCAGTCCGACCCCTATCGCGTCGATGAGTCCCAGTCCGGCGCCATGCTGGTGGGCACGGCGGATGTTGCTTGGGCGCTCAGTGGCAAGCACTGGTTCATGGAAGTGACCCTGGATGTCGACGGTGCGCTGGAAGATGCGCTCACCAACGACAACGGGGGTGTGGGAATGCACTGGACCATGGAATGCGGCAATGACAACATCAACGTGAGCGACGACACGCCCTTTGTACCCGTGCCCGAGCCGGCGACCGTATTGCTGCTGGGGATGGGGGTGCTGGGCATTGCGCTGCGACCCCGTCACCCTGACCTTTGA
- a CDS encoding flagellar motor protein MotB: MGDKKCNCPPPGAPAWLATFADMMSLLLTFFILLLSFSSVSEDKFKQAMAAMEGGFRPFPAMSGFVSTIPRASRKSESQANQAARKLRRMLQVRGLEKSVKIEFDALGGIKINLPGNLLFEPGQSTLRAEALPVIEEIAMILGELPESFFEVHGHTDSQPVVSTPQFRDNYDLSYFRAHSVTEQLVITGGLPIEQFEIHADGASQPLATNDTEEGRAANRRVEIYVRGLLDKQKLNRLLQSIKTDPDAEQREDLPVSPADYDNLR, from the coding sequence ATGGGCGATAAGAAGTGCAATTGCCCACCACCGGGCGCGCCGGCCTGGCTGGCCACCTTCGCCGATATGATGAGTCTCCTGTTGACCTTCTTTATCCTCCTGCTCTCCTTCTCTTCCGTGAGCGAGGATAAATTCAAGCAGGCGATGGCGGCGATGGAAGGCGGGTTTCGTCCTTTCCCCGCCATGTCGGGCTTCGTCAGCACCATCCCACGGGCCTCCCGGAAGTCCGAATCCCAGGCCAACCAGGCCGCGCGCAAGCTCCGGCGCATGTTGCAGGTACGGGGACTGGAAAAAAGCGTCAAAATCGAGTTTGACGCCCTGGGCGGTATCAAGATCAACCTTCCCGGCAACCTGCTCTTCGAGCCCGGCCAATCGACCCTCCGCGCGGAAGCCCTGCCCGTGATCGAGGAGATCGCAATGATATTGGGGGAACTCCCGGAGAGCTTTTTCGAGGTGCACGGGCACACCGATTCCCAGCCGGTCGTGAGCACACCGCAATTCCGGGACAACTACGATTTGAGCTACTTCCGCGCCCACAGCGTCACGGAGCAACTCGTCATTACGGGCGGGTTGCCCATCGAGCAGTTTGAGATTCACGCGGACGGCGCGAGTCAGCCCCTCGCCACCAACGATACGGAAGAGGGCCGGGCCGCGAACCGACGCGTGGAAATCTATGTGCGGGGACTATTGGACAAGCAGAAGCTCAATAGGTTATTACAAAGCATCAAGACAGACCCGGACGCGGAACAGCGGGAAGATCTCCCCGTATCCCCGGCGGATTATGACAACCTGAGGTAG
- a CDS encoding MotA/TolQ/ExbB proton channel family protein yields MDLATLIGMVSGFILIYVTIILGSPFMLFVNIPSIFCVFGGTLAALLINFPMSSVMSMVVVMKNAFFVKEARPEEIIIKMVEFATIARREGILALESHVANAGDEFLGRSVQLAIDGTAPELIKDILTTEIAFMEDRHNMGVSVVDAAAVFGPAFGMIGTLIGLVQMLANMSDPSQIGPAMAVAILTTLYGSVQANLVCLPIVGKLKVRTANELLLKEIVIEGILSIQSGDNPRVVEQKLKAFVAPSIRQKIVIGGPGGGS; encoded by the coding sequence ATGGATCTGGCAACGCTGATAGGGATGGTTTCCGGATTCATCCTCATCTACGTCACGATTATCTTGGGCAGTCCCTTCATGCTGTTCGTGAATATTCCCTCGATCTTCTGCGTGTTCGGGGGAACACTCGCCGCCCTTCTGATCAACTTTCCCATGTCGAGCGTGATGAGCATGGTCGTGGTGATGAAGAACGCCTTTTTCGTGAAGGAAGCGCGACCGGAAGAAATTATCATCAAGATGGTGGAGTTCGCCACGATCGCTCGCCGGGAGGGCATTCTGGCCCTGGAAAGCCACGTGGCAAACGCGGGCGACGAGTTCCTGGGCCGGAGCGTGCAGCTCGCCATTGACGGCACCGCCCCGGAGCTCATCAAGGATATTCTCACCACCGAAATTGCCTTCATGGAGGACCGCCACAACATGGGGGTTTCCGTGGTGGATGCGGCGGCGGTTTTCGGACCGGCCTTCGGCATGATCGGTACGCTCATCGGCCTCGTGCAGATGCTTGCCAACATGTCCGATCCGTCTCAGATCGGCCCCGCCATGGCGGTGGCCATTCTCACGACGCTCTATGGCTCCGTCCAGGCCAACCTGGTTTGTCTGCCTATTGTGGGCAAGTTGAAGGTACGTACCGCAAACGAGCTCTTATTGAAGGAAATCGTAATCGAGGGCATCCTGAGTATTCAGTCGGGAGACAACCCCCGGGTGGTGGAGCAGAAGTTGAAAGCCTTCGTTGCACCGTCGATTCGCCAGAAGATTGTCATTGGCGGTCCGGGCGGAGGTAGCTGA
- a CDS encoding elongation factor G, translating to MGPVFPQGISVQPSMIVGSKAGDDSGRPLAIGPARIALDQAVDILAFDQRDAEGTIMPVVDPGKERNVGIVGHSGVGKTMLIEHILHDAGITKRLGSIEEGNTVADYLDEEIARKHSITMKLCHVDWRGDRIHFIDHPGYMDFQGEIAASSPLVDGMVILVDAATGVQVGTDIAWKYAERHNVPRAFFVNKLDREHTSFDQVVAALRETYGKQCVPLVIPVGEGAGLQRVVNIFDGDTGDIADQIARMKEEMADAVAETDDALMEKYLATGELTPDEFHRGLHDGITAGKIMPIIAGSASKYLGVDELLDVIAESFPSPLDRHVMVQNGAGESKELRVSADEPFLGQVFRNVVDPFVGHITLFRVLTGTLRSDSEFYNVTTGSKERTGKILLLNGKEQTVVDEVGPGDLAAVTKLKNTHFGDTIGAIGCNYHLPALELPPSMTKLAIKPKSRADEDKIGDALHRLAEEDPTFIHYRNEETGQHVIQGTGDLQLEIMLDRMKRKYHVEVETSTPRVAYRETIRAQAEAQGKHKKQSGGHGQYGDVHLRLRPNERGAGYQFIDSIVGGVVPRQYIAHVDKGAQEALERGVISGHPVVDVVVELFFGSYHDVDSSEMAFKIAASLAIQKAVKDARPCLLEPIVEITVVMPEEYMGDVNGDLNSRRGRIVGFEAAGAGRQCIRAIVPEAEVLRYATDLRSITHGRGSFELAPHGFDEVPDHIAKGITEAYAAARAEGS from the coding sequence TTGGGCCCTGTGTTTCCCCAGGGCATTTCGGTGCAGCCGTCCATGATCGTCGGCTCCAAGGCAGGCGACGATTCTGGGCGACCGCTCGCCATCGGCCCGGCCCGTATTGCATTGGATCAGGCCGTGGATATCCTGGCTTTTGACCAACGCGATGCGGAGGGAACTATCATGCCTGTCGTAGATCCGGGGAAAGAACGCAATGTCGGGATTGTAGGCCACAGCGGCGTCGGGAAGACCATGCTCATCGAGCATATCCTTCACGACGCCGGCATCACTAAGCGGCTGGGCTCCATCGAAGAGGGGAACACGGTCGCGGACTACCTCGACGAGGAAATTGCCCGAAAACACAGTATTACCATGAAGCTGTGCCACGTGGACTGGCGGGGGGATCGAATCCACTTCATCGACCACCCCGGCTACATGGATTTCCAGGGGGAGATAGCGGCCTCAAGCCCCCTGGTGGATGGAATGGTGATCCTCGTGGACGCTGCAACCGGCGTCCAGGTCGGCACCGACATCGCCTGGAAATACGCGGAACGACACAACGTTCCGCGTGCTTTTTTTGTGAACAAGCTGGATCGGGAGCACACGAGCTTTGATCAGGTGGTGGCGGCGCTCCGGGAGACCTACGGGAAGCAGTGCGTGCCCCTGGTGATCCCGGTGGGCGAGGGCGCGGGGCTCCAGCGGGTTGTGAATATCTTCGACGGCGACACGGGGGATATCGCCGACCAGATCGCGCGCATGAAGGAGGAGATGGCGGATGCGGTGGCGGAGACAGACGACGCGCTCATGGAAAAATACCTCGCCACGGGTGAACTGACGCCCGACGAATTCCACCGGGGCCTCCACGATGGCATCACGGCGGGCAAGATCATGCCGATTATCGCGGGGAGCGCCTCCAAGTATCTTGGCGTGGATGAACTGCTCGACGTGATCGCCGAGTCTTTCCCCAGCCCGCTGGACCGGCACGTGATGGTGCAGAACGGCGCCGGGGAGTCGAAAGAGTTGCGCGTCAGTGCGGATGAGCCCTTCCTCGGGCAGGTTTTCCGCAATGTGGTGGACCCCTTTGTGGGACATATCACCCTGTTTCGCGTGCTGACGGGCACTCTGCGCTCCGATTCGGAGTTTTACAATGTCACGACGGGGAGCAAGGAGCGCACGGGCAAGATCCTGCTGCTGAACGGCAAGGAGCAGACGGTGGTGGATGAGGTCGGCCCCGGCGACCTGGCGGCGGTGACGAAGCTGAAGAACACCCATTTTGGCGACACTATCGGCGCGATAGGCTGCAACTACCACCTGCCCGCGCTGGAGTTGCCGCCCTCCATGACGAAACTGGCGATCAAGCCCAAGTCCCGTGCGGACGAAGACAAGATCGGCGATGCGCTCCATCGCCTGGCGGAGGAAGACCCGACCTTCATTCATTATCGGAATGAAGAGACGGGGCAGCATGTGATCCAGGGCACGGGCGACCTCCAGCTTGAGATCATGCTGGATCGGATGAAGCGGAAGTACCACGTGGAAGTGGAGACCTCCACGCCCCGCGTGGCCTACCGCGAGACCATCCGCGCCCAGGCGGAAGCCCAGGGCAAGCACAAGAAGCAGAGCGGCGGCCACGGCCAGTATGGCGACGTGCACCTGCGCCTGCGTCCCAACGAGCGCGGTGCGGGCTATCAGTTTATCGACAGCATCGTGGGTGGCGTGGTGCCGCGGCAGTACATCGCCCATGTGGACAAGGGCGCCCAGGAAGCGCTGGAGCGGGGCGTCATTTCCGGGCACCCCGTGGTGGATGTGGTGGTGGAGCTCTTCTTTGGCTCCTACCACGATGTGGACTCTTCCGAAATGGCCTTCAAGATCGCGGCTTCCCTGGCCATCCAGAAGGCGGTGAAGGATGCCCGGCCCTGCCTGCTGGAGCCCATTGTAGAAATTACGGTGGTCATGCCGGAAGAGTACATGGGCGATGTGAACGGCGACCTCAACTCGCGCCGTGGCCGGATTGTGGGCTTCGAGGCGGCCGGCGCGGGGCGCCAGTGCATCCGGGCTATCGTGCCCGAGGCCGAAGTGCTCCGGTATGCGACGGACCTGCGCAGCATCACCCATGGCCGCGGCAGCTTCGAGCTGGCCCCCCACGGCTTCGATGAAGTGCCCGATCATATCGCCAAGGGCATCACCGAGGCCTATGCGGCGGCGAGGGCTGAAGGTTCCTGA
- a CDS encoding flagellar hook capping protein: MSASKALDATTSTAKSTETKATETEGEKDSGLPTKELGRDAFLQLLVLELQNQDPLEPVKNSEMVAQLAQFSSLEQMEALNGSFELLSGNVDQLNFISAQGLLGKYVEGMNEDGEVKTGFVDSVYLDGSIVVLNVDGEIIPMSGVLSVMSEAPEEKAEG, encoded by the coding sequence ATGTCGGCAAGCAAAGCGTTGGACGCGACGACCAGCACCGCCAAGTCTACGGAAACAAAGGCCACGGAAACCGAAGGTGAAAAAGATTCCGGCCTGCCGACAAAGGAGCTGGGCCGCGACGCCTTCCTCCAGTTGCTGGTGCTGGAACTCCAGAATCAGGATCCCCTGGAACCGGTGAAGAACTCCGAAATGGTCGCCCAGTTGGCCCAGTTCTCATCCCTGGAGCAGATGGAAGCCCTGAACGGAAGCTTCGAACTGCTCTCCGGAAATGTGGACCAGTTGAACTTCATCTCCGCCCAGGGCCTCCTCGGAAAATACGTTGAAGGCATGAACGAAGACGGCGAAGTAAAAACAGGTTTCGTGGATTCTGTATACCTGGATGGAAGCATTGTGGTCCTCAATGTGGACGGCGAGATCATCCCCATGAGCGGCGTACTCTCGGTAATGAGTGAAGCCCCCGAAGAAAAGGCTGAAGGTTGA
- a CDS encoding flagellar hook protein FlgE has translation MGRALFTAVTGLKAQQTKLDVVANNIANVNTTGYRSSRVLFQDLFSQTLSGPSAPAANTGGTNPMQVGLGVQIGSIDVNHGQGSLVTTGVNSDLAIQGNGFFILSDGLTNVYTRDGSFQVNSVGTLIDPATGLRVQGYTANADGVIDSVNSVPGDITIPLGSDGIASATTTAELTGNLNSGTEAGEQVVRNIEVFDSLGTARNVELTFTKTANVNEWTWTATFDNGATTPTVGSGTITFDANGNVAAGSETGTINITAADLGNEATAPVDPLAVTVDFSDITQLAPPVDPAADPNAQAPSDITLRSQNGFPLGVLQSFSIGANGQIIGVYTNDRTQVIAQIALASFANVGGLTREGNNAFRQSPASGLANIGTPGTGGRGTVSGGVLESSNTDLGTEFSEMIITQRAFQANSRTITAADTLLQEAVNLVR, from the coding sequence ATGGGACGAGCACTCTTCACCGCCGTAACGGGCCTGAAAGCACAACAGACCAAGCTGGACGTCGTCGCGAACAACATCGCCAACGTGAATACCACGGGCTATCGAAGCTCCCGGGTGCTTTTCCAGGATCTCTTCAGTCAGACCCTGAGCGGCCCCTCCGCCCCCGCCGCCAACACGGGGGGCACCAACCCCATGCAGGTGGGGCTGGGCGTCCAGATCGGCAGTATCGACGTAAACCACGGCCAGGGCTCCCTCGTCACCACCGGCGTGAATTCCGACCTCGCCATTCAGGGGAACGGCTTCTTCATCCTCAGTGACGGCCTGACGAATGTCTATACCCGCGACGGCTCGTTCCAGGTAAACTCCGTAGGGACCCTGATTGACCCGGCCACCGGTTTGCGCGTTCAGGGCTACACCGCGAATGCGGACGGCGTCATCGATTCCGTCAATTCGGTGCCGGGCGATATCACCATTCCCCTGGGATCCGACGGTATTGCGAGCGCCACGACCACGGCGGAGCTTACCGGCAACCTGAACTCCGGCACCGAGGCGGGCGAGCAGGTGGTCCGCAATATCGAGGTGTTTGACTCCCTCGGCACCGCGCGCAATGTGGAACTGACCTTTACCAAGACGGCCAACGTCAATGAATGGACTTGGACGGCGACCTTCGACAACGGCGCCACCACGCCGACGGTGGGCTCGGGCACGATCACCTTCGACGCCAACGGCAATGTGGCCGCGGGCAGCGAGACGGGCACTATCAATATTACCGCCGCCGACCTGGGCAACGAAGCGACCGCGCCGGTGGACCCGCTGGCGGTCACGGTGGACTTCAGCGATATCACCCAGCTCGCGCCGCCGGTCGATCCCGCGGCGGACCCCAACGCCCAGGCGCCGAGCGACATCACGCTGCGCAGCCAGAACGGCTTCCCCCTGGGCGTGCTGCAGAGCTTCAGCATCGGGGCCAACGGCCAGATCATCGGCGTGTACACGAATGACCGCACCCAGGTTATCGCCCAAATCGCGCTGGCGAGCTTCGCCAATGTGGGTGGATTGACCCGCGAAGGCAACAACGCCTTCCGCCAGTCTCCGGCGTCGGGCCTGGCGAATATTGGCACGCCCGGCACCGGTGGCCGCGGTACGGTCAGCGGTGGCGTGCTGGAAAGCTCCAACACGGATCTGGGCACGGAGTTCAGCGAGATGATCATCACGCAGCGCGCCTTCCAGGCGAACTCCCGCACCATCACGGCGGCCGACACCCTGCTGCAGGAAGCGGTCAATCTCGTACGTTAA